In Lolium perenne isolate Kyuss_39 unplaced genomic scaffold, Kyuss_2.0 unplaced10, whole genome shotgun sequence, the genomic stretch GCGAATTGTAGACCGTGAAATTAACTACTCAGTGCCTAGGATCTGCCATGTTTCTAAGCATGATTTCCAATTTATCGCAATTGCTGACCTGCATCGCCAACATTACAAGTTTGCCACATTTGGAATACTTCCTGTATGTTGTTTTCTCTACCTTATTCACTCTGTAGTTTGTGTTTGCAGCATACAATTTCTAAAGGTGTATTATTTTCCCATTCTTGCTTTTTATGGTTATTATGCAGTTCCGTAAAAGAACACCGTACACTGATAATCCAAAAACCGAGACAGAAGTAGCAGAAGATGATCTTCATATTTTCTCAAAGGATCAAGTCTTACCAGGGCAATGTGATCTTAAAGTAgatgaggaaaaaataaatgaactTACACAGGAAATCCAACCTGAAATCCTTCGGTTTACAGAAGCAAGCATCCATCATTCCCCTTTTGGAAGAACTGATGTTTGCTCAAATCAAGGTAATACGGAGGAAAGTCGTATAAATTATTTTAATACTTCAAGGATCACCATGATGATACCACAAGATTAACAGGAACTAAAAAATCCTCTAGCTGTGGAAGGGGCAGTTCTAGCCAGAATACTACAAAGGCGGCTCTGACACCCTCTTCATCTGAGAAATCAGGTTACCTTCTCAGCGTGCATGCACATATGCATCAAATCTTAATTGCTTGTGGATTTATTTATCTGTGAACTTCTGTACAGAAGAAGACAATGCTCGAGAATACAAATCTTTTGAGTCGGATGATCATCCAACACCTCCAGAAGCTGATTATGGGGTAATATTTAGGAGCTGTCTATCTGGAGCACAGATGGAGAAAGTAAACCCTCTTATCCAGAAGATTCAACCAGAAGCTATTGTATTCGTAGCTACCATGAGGAACTGCGATGTTCAACTACCTAGTCCTCTTCTGGTATATTTCTGTTCTTCTATATCGAATGTGCATCTCACTGTTTTTGATATGAACTGGTTAGCTACATTCCAGCTTTCTATATTCCCCGGTAAAATCCTGGCATCGTCAAGTTCTCGTGAACTTTCTAAATGATTGGATAAATGATTCTTTTTTGCTTCACAATTGAAACCATGCCTTTTCCGTTCAGCCTAAATTTTCCTTTATTGTTTCTTGTGTAATGACATCGAATCTTGTCCACATGTAACCAGATCATTTCGAAGGAACGCGCCTTAGCCACAGCTGCACACTTTCCGGATGAAAATGGGACTGTCACACTTCAGGTGCTGGGCAAGAGTGAGAAGTGGCGGCCGAGATTCTTCATAGAAAAAGGCACGTGCATGCTTGCAGGCAACTGGTTGGACTTCGTGTGTGACAACCAAGTGCAGGTGGGCGACATCTGCATCTTCGTACCGGCAAAGGGCGGGGAAAGTTCCGCATTCATGGTCCATATAATTCGTGCTGAAGTTACTCATCCTAGGGCTGTTAAAAGGGTTCGCTCAAGCCATGATTCTTCGGTTGATGGGGAGGAATGACAAACCCAGATGTCGACTCGGAATGGCAAGAGACTGATGGCTGTTAAAGGTTATAGCGACTTTGTAGAGAGCAACGCAGGGACATGTGTCTGTTTGAATTGATGGGGAGGAATCAGGAGCAAACCTACCACAGTCCAATGTTGTTTTCGTAGACCAGTTCTAGTTTGTGAAACAGAATGATGAGAATTAGGCAAGTAGCGTGTAGAAGCTATTCCTGTTGGTGCCCTGTGCGTCTTTGGCATGTTTTCTACTCTCTAATCAAGGTATGCATAAGGCTGACATATTTTGGGCTTCTAGCTCAGCTTCTAGACTTGTTAAATTCAAGTTTTTTTTCCAGTATTTTTTGCATGCATCAACGAGTATTGCCAGTTCAGGTTTGTAGTTCAACA encodes the following:
- the LOC127328866 gene encoding uncharacterized protein, which produces MRGSMVGRRRSPGELQQLQMADEAAASSMQAAAALASLHLPQPATDRQDRRYFGRGAHIKRKAKRKRGFVAGGAGRADSVGLPPRHLGHRQSIRRKGVGSMNEALQGEVGIRSRFSALRIRQIMRGLTPRQQGYVAKYGFAHFNRIGKFTVHEPLAEWIMGKINPPFSEFRINADKTIVFTKSLVQKILGVPSGGRPIVLHGEKTDKIEELRALYLNNGLRASIPHAVSLLKNNEDEESFMRTFFLIALAAVLTPTTGNTIDLDYLWPLEDMSKVQDLDWAVHITEHLMDDVQKFQFKSREEKKTNFWVGGCLPLLMIAYMDHLDLPRGRIVDREINYSVPRICHVSKHDFQFIAIADLHRQHYKFATFGILPFRKRTPYTDNPKTETEVAEDDLHIFSKDQVLPGQCDLKVDEEKINELTQEIQPEILRFTEASIHHSPFGRTDVCSNQGTKKSSSCGRGSSSQNTTKAALTPSSSEKSEEDNAREYKSFESDDHPTPPEADYGVIFRSCLSGAQMEKVNPLIQKIQPEAIVFVATMRNCDVQLPSPLLIISKERALATAAHFPDENGTVTLQVLGKSEKWRPRFFIEKGTCMLAGNWLDFVCDNQVQVGDICIFVPAKGGESSAFMVHIIRAEVTHPRAVKRVRSSHDSSVDGEE